AGTTAACACAGTAAATCTCCTCATGTGGATAGTTACACAAAATGCACTTCGGTAGTGCGTAAATGGTAATGATAACTTAGTTCAGCAGAATTAATTCACTTGGATGTACCCATTGTGCTTACCATAACAATAATACAaaccaaaaaattattttaacaatTTGAAACTGCGATTCTATAAAAGACATCTCAGCAACTGGAAACTTCGTTGGAATGGTTGAGTTTTTTCATACACGTTCATacacaacctttcagaaacattataTACGCAAGGATTACTGATTACCTCGCGCTGAGTAATAAGCTGGCTGGCATTGTATTGGGCGACAACAGCTTTCAAGGTTTCATGTATAATTGAAGGTAAAACCCTTTCATTGAAGTTCTCACCAAGGGTCCGATAAATTGTAGGTAACTCGCTTGGCAAAGGACGAGTAAGGACTCGAAGCCCAATTTTCACCTGTATGACATTTATATGCAATTTTAATAAGGTAAACATTTCACAAGgttgaataattaaaaatatgaacTGTTTCATGATAATTTTCTCAAAACACTATCATTGAACAATCTAGATAGCTAAAAAAGACAGCAAGAAGAATACAAATAAAAACATCATGCAGATAGTTGAGTTGACAAGGAGAATTGAAGCTTTGAAAATCGAATACTAATGTGTCTGCCAAAAGATATTCAAACTTAAAGCAGCTTGCAAATTCAAAATGAAatcattttaaaacaaaatatgcAAGGTGATAGACTTGGTCTACATCATTCCAATATTGAAATGCATTTAAGGAACACCTGTTAGGTTCTAAAGTTGTTAAGGTTATATAGCATATCCACTTTATGCAGAGCATTATGAAATAGAATCatcatgaaaaaaataaaaacaactcTTAGAAAAAAGTATATTTACCATCTGGAGATCACGACTTCCTGAGGTACTCTCAACTAGATGCGGTCGTGTTCGAACATCATATATGACAGGCCTCTCAAACCATGGAACAACGAAGTGTGTCCCTTCCGGATAGACCTACAGATTACAGATGacatcatattttttaaaacataaagGGAACACAATTGTTTTGCAATTGCTATTGATAACACTTCCAAACAACCCTGACAAATAACTAGATCCCTTGAAAGATAACAACCTATGATCAAAGAAGAGCAAAAATCTTATACGAGCAATCACAACAACATCAAAAGCACTGCAAAGATAATTAAATGATATGGATATTCATGAAAATTTTCTCATCCATGAAGATTTCCTCCCCATTTTTTCTTCCCAACAATCATACCACAAACACGAAAACAATTTACTAAAAGAGACCTTGTCTTTGACACCAATTAAACGGTTGAAAACAATAGCTCGGTGTCCTCCCTCAACATTGTAGAGACTGTTGGCAGCAGCATACAAACCAATCCCACCGATCACACTCAGCTTCAACAGCGCCGACGCTGCGCCACCACCAGCACCTCCGGGAACGTTCGGAACCTTCATGTTCTTCAGATTCATTTTCCCTCACACAACAGAAAACAAAGCTCAGTCACCAGCGGAATTTCACCCCTGAAATATGCGATTATTCAAATGGTATCATATCAAAACACACGCAGAGAAATAATTCAAAGGCAAGATATTCTAATGATCAAATGCAATCAATCAAGTTAATGAGGAAACCAATGTATAGAGATTGAAAGGGAGAAATGCTTGTTTCTTTTTGCGAAATTTCTGAATATAgtagaaatgaaaaaaaaatgtcgGTGATTGAGAAAGAAAGCGAGCAAATCTGCATTTCAAGATCGAATAATTTTTGTAAGAAAAACTAGCAGAAGATGAGGAACTACCTTCCGAATTGTGATCGAGGACGATGGGGAGAAGGGTTTtgtggggtttagggttttaaaACAGACTGTGCCATGCATggaaatatttaaattcaatcaaCTGAAATatgtaatttatatataaaatgaaattaaataaaaatttaaaaaatatttcaatataaaaaatatcaacaTATTATTATAATGAGTAAATAGCCAAATTGGTCCCCGAAAGATAGCCCATTCTTCAAACGAGTCCCCgtaagaaaaagataataaaatttgtccccgaaaaatttaaaattggtaACGTTAGTCCTTCCGTCAAATGTTTCAGTAACGGCGTGAAGATATGCTGACCTGGCCGTTAGTGTGACACGTAGGCGAAGGAtgaaacggcgtcgttttctTAGTTGCTCCTTTACAACGCTTGGTTTTCATCCCTGTTTCGTATTCTCTCTCAAGTTGCATCCTTCTTCTGAAAAGAAAGAACCCCTGCAATCCCTTCATCTTAGTTGTTTCCTCCAGGAAGACGAAGCATTGAACGACGACGACCAAGCTTGACCGACGACGACAGTGTGTTGGAGTTGTTGGTGAGCAGTTTGCGACGACGTTGGTCAACCGAAAAGGGCACTCCATCGCCTTGCGTGAGAGGTAGGTTAGCTAGCTTTTCTTATTTTGTGAGAGTGATTCTGGTTTTATCTCCTGATCAATGTGGTTGTGTTATCGTTGGACTTCCATTGTTACTGTTTGTAATGTTAGGGTTTAGGAGAATGTGTACAGGCTTAGGGCTTTGGTGATTAGCCATGATATGACCCTGTTTTTGGATTGTTGAGAACGTTGTTTGTGCTATGTGTATGTGCATGTGTGTGTGTTAGATACATTTTGGGAGTTGATGTTGAATATGCTTTGCCTCTCCATGAAATAAATTTGCATCAGTTGTTGCTGTTTTGGTTACAGATGGAAGGTCCCCCAATGACCTTTGTATTTCACCATGGTGGGAAGTTCCAAACAGATGAATCAGGCTATCTGTGTTATGAACCAGATAATACTGAAGTATTAATGGGTGTAGATTTAGACACTCTAGACGTTTTCTTTGTGAAGGGATACTACAAGGAGCTGGATATGTTGAGATGAACAACTGCTTGTGGAAAGTTCCTGGAACGCTGCTGGAAAATGGGTTGAGGAAGCTAGAAAATGACACGGATCTGTTGGAATTGGTTAAGGATTGCAGGAGGAATCATCACCTCATCAACATCTATTTTGAGCATGTTGTGTCTAAGCCACACGTGGTTGACTGCATGAGTGAGGATGATGATGAAACACTTTGTTTGCCAACCATCCCTGAAGAAGCAGAGAAACCAAAGAAGGACCACAGTGATGCAATGTCCCAAGATTACTGTAAGACAACAAAAAAATCACCTCAGCCAAAAAGAGCCAAAACTCAACCCACTCCTAATGCTACTCCTCAGCCCATACCTAAGCTAACTCCTCAGCCCACACCTGAGCCCACTCCTCAGCCCACACATAAGCCCACACTTAAAGCTACACCTGAGCCCACACCTCAGCCCACACCTCAGCCCACTCCTGAGCCCATACCTAAGCCTAACCCCCAACCCACATGTACGCCCACACCTAAGCCCACTCCAAAGCCCAAAACCAAGCCCATGCAAAAGCCCGTCCAGCAACCCAAACCTTGGACTAAACCCCAGGCTGCTAAAGGGAGTAGCAAGACTACAGCAGCCGACAAGATCAGCAAGAAGGTGAAAGCCACAACCAGTACAAGATCTGGAAGGCAGGCTAAGGCAACTCCAGTTGCAGATGATAGTCAATCTCATGATTCAGATTCATATGATAGTGCTGAAGACAGTTTGTACAAGCCTCCAAAAGGTGCAGGAGATTCCATATACAGTAGTAGTGAGAGTGATAGTGGAGTTGATAGAGTAGAGTCTTCTTCGGCCAAGAAAGTAGATAACAGAGAGAAACATAGGCCTGCTGCTCACAGAAGAAGGGAGAAAGCTATTGACACTGATGACTCGAGCTATGAGGACATCAAATCTGATGAATGCTCTAATGGAGGTACTTAATTGTGTGTCTGTTATTGAATTTACTTGTTTAACAGATCTGATTCCACTAATGTAGTTTTTCTACACAAATCTTATGGTATTTTCATGTAATTTCAGATTCAGATGACGAATTTGATTGGGAAGATTCATCAGATGGAGATGAATGGAAGTCAGAAGATTCTGCCCATGAGTTAGACTCTAAAGATGAAGGGCCAGCTGTGTATCCACATTATAATGACAAGGCCAAATTTGGTGATCTGAAGTTTGAGGTTAGTATGGTTTTCAAATCCAAGCAACATTTTATGGCTGCCACTAGAGATTACACTATACAATGGGATAGGAATATTAGGTTCTGTAAGAATGACAAGGTTAGAGTGAGGGCGGTTTGTAAGTGTGAAGACTGTCCATGGGTAGTATATTGTAGACACAACCCCAGTGATGGTTCCTGGCAGATAAAAATACTAGTTGACAATCACACTTGCGCAAGAAAGTGAAAAAACAGAGCTGCTACATTAGAATGGACTGTGAACAAGTTATACCCAAAACTTAGGAAGCACCCTAAGATGAAGCATAGGGAGGTGTATGAGTGGTTTGTTAGGAAGTGCAACGTGAAGCTGAATAGTTCATGCATAACCCGAGCTCTTAAGGCATCTAGGAAGATAGTTGAAGGGGATGAGATTGCTCAATACGGGTTGATATGGAATTATGCACATGAATTGCTCACTGCCAACCCAGGTTCGACAGTTCAGGTGGGTGTGATTCCCATAACTGATAATCCGCCTCAATTCGAGAGATTTTATGTCTGTCTAGATGCTTGTAAGAAGGGTTTCAAAGCAGGCTGTAGGCCATTGATAGGTCTAGATGGGGCATTCCTGAAAACATTACACGGAGGACAGCTTCTCACTGCATGCGGACAGGATGCAAACAATCACATTTTTGTGATTGCATACGCAATTGTTGATGTTGAGAACAAAGAGAACTGGAAATGGTTCTTGGAGCTGCCACTATCAGACATGCAAAAGGTGAGGACTAATTTAAATCACGATTTGATTTTTAAGGACTCTTTTGATTTAATGATGCTTCTTTGAGGACTGTTATGACTGTAAATCTTGTCGGGCTTGACTTTTTTTGCAGGGGTTAATACCAGCAGTCAAGGAACTCGTCCCAACTATTCCACACAGATTTTGTGTGTGGCATTTATGGAGGAACTTCTCCAAACAGTGGGGCAGCGTCGAACTTAAGAACTTGGTTTGGGAGTGTGCAAGATCGAGGACCCCGGTTGAGttcgaaaggagtatgaatAGAGTCAAAAGGATTAATCAAAAAGCTTGGGAATACTTAGCCAAGTGGCCGAAGGAAGCTTGGACCAAAGCCCATTTCAGTGAAGGGCCAAAGGTCGACAATATTTGCAACAACGCTTGTGAATCCTTCAATGCAAAGACGAAGCATGACAGAGGTAAGCCTATTCTGAGTCTGGCAGAGGAGGTACGAAGAATGGTTATGAAAAGCATGTCTGATAATAGACTGAAGCTTTTGAGTTATCAAGGAAAACTTGCTCCAGTTCAGCAGAGTAGGCTGGAATCTCTTATTAATATCCAGAAACTGGCTCCCTACTGGTCGGGTGATGCGAAAGAGGAAGTCTATGAAGTCCAAGGATGCCTACTAATATGGTGGTAGATCTGGAGAAGATACTTGCTTCTGCAGGTTTTGGCAGTTGACAGGTTGAATTCATAACTTATTTCATCTTTCATATGCATACCATGATTCATCTTAACTGAATGcctttttttctaaaaatataggCATGCCTTGTATGCACGCATATCAGCCATCCAAAAAAAATGATAAGAGTCCTGAAGAGTATTGCCGAATGGTTGAGCATGGATGCTTACAGAAGAACATACCAATTCAATGTTAATCTTGTCAAGGGACAAGATCTATGGAGAAACTGGTTCTCCTGCACCTGTTCCACCTCCTATCAAACCCAAACCAGGCAGACCAACAACAAATAGAAGGAAGGACAAGGATGAAGGACCCACTGGCAcgaatacaaaaataaaaaggaagtaTGCTCCAATTCGGTGCATGTACTGTGGAGAGGTGGGCCACAACAAGAGAACTTGcagcaagaaaaagcaagacGATGCTCAGGAGAAAGCAAGGATGATGCAATTGCAGCTTGCAGTTGTTCAACAACCACAACCTGCACCTAGTCCAGTAGCAGAAAAGAAAGATCACACTCAGACTATACAAACACCACCTGCAGTAACAGTAGCTGCTCCAGATGAACAAACTGAAATTTCTGTTACTCAGCATGCTCAGCTTCCACTGACACAACAGTCCCAAACCTCAAGCAATGTCACTCAGGTAATgttgtaaaaaattttaattttagcatTGGTTACTTGTAGCTATTTTTGATTTCAGACAATGATGATGAAAACTGTTTGATGCAGACTAGAAAAAGAGGAAGGCCTCCAAAACTCCATGTAACCAGGGCCAGGGCAAAGGGAAATGCCTCTCCAGGAGCAGTTGCTGTATCTGCTAAAACCATCAAGGGTAGCAGCTCCACAACAGCCAAGAAACTTGCCATCTTCATGACATTTGTTCCAACTCCGGGTTTCAAACCTCCCAGTAAAAAAGACATGGAATGATTTCAAGACTTGAAGACATAAGATATAGGGCATTTAGTATCTGTTATTTTGTCGGGgctaaattttagtttttataaaCAATGTGGGAGTTGTGGTATCTTCAATAGCCCTGTTTTTTGTATAGCCCTTTATGGTATACTGCTTTGAACTGTCAGCTACAACCTTTTGGATTATTATCATGTTAAAACAATGTTCTTATTTGAATCTGAGACAATGGAAACTAGTTCACCATTGGTGATGTTATCATGTTTTTCTATTTCTACTTCACTTAATTTTAATTCTGCTATGACTGATTTGCTTATATTATGTTATGATAAAAAACAAAATTGCATGTAAATAACCTTTTTACTAGTAAAGAAACATCAACATACATGGTTTTCACAACAACAGAAAACTGTCAAGGTTCACAGCATCATCCTTTTCACCTTTTCACAGTAACTGCTTCACTTCCCACTAAAGAACATACACATAATCATAAAAACCACAATCACAACTATTAATCCAAAATACAGTTGCATCCTAAGTGCTTTTACTTCAGCTTCTAAGGTCATCATTCTCCAAGATATGTTATGGTTTAACAAAGCAGCATCACTCTCCATTTGTGCATCAGTTTTAACTTCTCCTAAGTTCTCTAATCCTTTATAGTCGTCGTCCTCAGCCCACCTAAAGTAATTGCAGTGGCTGCCCTTCTGCACAACCTCAGGGaaccaaattttcaaaatccaaCTAAAATCATTTGAAGCTTCAAGAAGACTACATTGATAACTCACCCGGTATCTTGGACAAGCATGGAACAATCTATCAGAATTTTCTCTTGTCCCAGACTTCTTAATCACTGTCTTCAGCCCACAAAAGCAAACTTGGTCAGAGTTCTTCCTCCACCACCGCAGCGAAGAGCTCGAGGCATGGCTTCCGTGTGATTGCGACACATGTCCACTGCGACCCCCACCTACTTTACCCATCGTGCAACCGCTCATGAATTTTCGGCCTCTGCAGAATCAAGCTCAAGCTGCAGCAACAATGGCAATTTAAAACGAAGAGGGGATTAGGGTTTAGGGACCTAGGACTAATTTGACATACATATGGAAACATATCTTGTCACCAGCCACTCTGCGCCAAGCTGGCATGCTCATATGCCACACTGACAGCCACCTAAGCAACAGTTAACGGCGTCACTGACGGAATTGACGGAAATTTGACGGAAGGACTAACGTtaccaattttaaatttttcggggacaaattttattatctttttcttacGGGGACTCGTTTGAAGAATGGGCTATCTTTCGGGGACCAATTTGGCTATTTACTCTTATtataatttatcaaaaaattaaaaataatattttttatgtcttatcttaaaaaaaatttatatttatatttttttattaaagataaagaattttattaaaagataaatatcaaATTGGTATCTAATTCTGATACTGATAAAATACTACCTAATttttgttattgacaaaatagTTTCCGAATGATTTTAAAATGTCTCTAACAAAGACTAGTGAGAGACAAAATAATTTTCCACTATGACAAAGTTCATGTGTGTTCAATTCCTTGGCTTCTTCAAGTTGCAATAGCTTCTTCGAAGAGCATCAAATGTCATGAGTACAAAATTAACTATCTCACGGTCAGCGTCACTCCTTTTTTCTAGAGTAAGACTGATCGACGAAGACAATACAAAATTTGAATCTTGATTTACCCTGCTCCTCTTTTGGGATGATTTGTTGCCTTGTGAATTTGAGGCTAAACGCTTTTGGGCATTAGCAACACCATTGAACCCTTCAAATGATGAACCAGCATCCACATTAGGTCCGCGTAGGTTTACTTCTTCAACTAG
This sequence is a window from Arachis stenosperma cultivar V10309 chromosome 10, arast.V10309.gnm1.PFL2, whole genome shotgun sequence. Protein-coding genes within it:
- the LOC130956068 gene encoding prohibitin-1, mitochondrial-like, producing MNLKNMKVPNVPGGAGGGAASALLKLSVIGGIGLYAAANSLYNVEGGHRAIVFNRLIGVKDKVYPEGTHFVVPWFERPVIYDVRTRPHLVESTSGSRDLQMVKIGLRVLTRPLPSELPTIYRTLGENFNERVLPSIIHETLKAVVAQYNASQLITQREAVSREIWKVLTERAVNFNIALDDVSITTLTFGKEFTAAIEAKQVAAQEAERAKFVVEKAEQDKRSAVIRAQGEAKSAQLIGQAIANNPAFITLRKIEAAREIANTVSNAANKVYLNSDDLLLNLQEMKLEPSKK
- the LOC130956755 gene encoding uncharacterized protein LOC130956755 gives rise to the protein MNNCLWKVPGTLLENGLRKLENDTDLLELVKDCRRNHHLINIYFEHVVSKPHVVDCMSEDDDETLCLPTIPEEAEKPKKDHSDAMSQDYCKTTKKSPQPKRAKTQPTPNATPQPIPKLTPQPTPEPTPQPTHKPTLKATPEPTPQPTPQPTPEPIPKPNPQPTCTPTPKPTPKPKTKPMQKPVQQPKPWTKPQAAKGSSKTTAADKISKKVKATTSTRSGRQAKATPVADDSQSHDSDSYDSAEDSLYKPPKGAGDSIYSSSESDSGVDRVESSSAKKVDNREKHRPAAHRRREKAIDTDDSSYEDIKSDECSNGDSDDEFDWEDSSDGDEWKSEDSAHELDSKDEGPAVYPHYNDKAKFGDLKFEVSMVFKSKQHFMAATRDYTIQWDRNIRFCKNDKVRVRAVCKCEDCPWVVYCRHNPSDGSWQIKILVDNHTCARK